A genomic window from Lycium barbarum isolate Lr01 chromosome 4, ASM1917538v2, whole genome shotgun sequence includes:
- the LOC132635604 gene encoding uncharacterized protein LOC132635604 isoform X5: MDVYSGKRAKNGLVVPRRGLRDTADNRDENVKLCSRIGCSGRLNHSKSSCVGTKEKPRSFRPTFNSSNGKDVVGSSSGTSSVLNNVRKAREASHIKSSSQVGNDQSEISSSDGGSSKARSTEAGYSSGTSSSRPRKIVSHKSKAIDSEKQPCSSGAGFGLRNLKCNSTSDVLPHNCSTSQSRFNRRDMVKRRYTEGESSSSGKGKKNTEASLRERRVTRPTHGISISESRSGRNFDYSVNNPSVSAQTGRSMNVNSRFRGPVQDSLQTLHRPETPDLNLQSSSQLFTDGSSSDSSAYSFPGNDIDDLPSLMPFTSAELGINRLMNREALQRYNMDGIAEVLLALERIEQDEELTYEQLLSLETNLLLSGLNFYDQHRDMRLDIDSMSYELPGQDLLLINRNY, encoded by the exons ATGGATGTATATTCTGGCAAAAGAGCTAAAAATGGGCTTGTCGTGCCTAGAAGAGGTTTAAGGGATACTGCTGATAACAGGGACGAAAATGTTAAGCTATGCTCGCGAATTGGATGCAGTGGCCGGCTCAACCATTCGAAGAGCAGCTGTGTTGGAACTAAAGAGAAACCCAGATCATTTAGGCCTACTTTTAATTCTTCAAATGGGAAGGATGTGGTTGGGAGTTCATCAGGGACATCTTCAGTGCTGAATAATGTAAGAAAGGCACGCGAGGCATCTCACATTAAGTCTTCCTCTCAAGTTGGAAATGATCAATCAGAAATTAGTTCTTCGGATGGTGGATCAAGCAAAGCTAGATCAACAGAAGCAGGCTACTCTAGTGGAACATCCAGCAGTCGACCTCGTAAAATAGTTAGTCACAAGTCTAAAGCCATCGATTCTGAAAAACAGCCCTGTAGCAGTGGGGCTGGGTTTGGGTTGAGAAATCTAAAATGCAATTCCACATCGGATGTCCTCCCACATAATTGTTCAACGTCACAATCAAGATTTAATAGAAGGGACATGGTAAAAAGGAGATACACAGAAGGTGAAAGCAGTTCATCTGGTAAAGGGAAGAAAAACACCGAGGCATCACTAAGAGAAAGACGTGTCACTCGTCCTACTCATGGAATCTCCATCTCTGAGTCAAGAAGTGGCAGAAATTTTGATTATAGTGTGAATAATCCTTCTGTTTCAGCTCAGACCGGAAGGTCAATGAATGTGAATTCTAGGTTTAGGGGTCCTGTACAGGATTCATTGCAAACTTTACATCGGCCTGAAACACCAGATCTCAATCTGCAGTCGTCAAGTCAATTGTTCACAGATGGCTCTTCAAGTGATTCTAGTGCTTATAGTTTTCCtggtaatgatattgatgatttaCCCAGTTTAATGCCCTTCACTTCTGCAGAACTAGGCATTAACCGATTAATGAACCGCGAAGCCTTACAACGATATAACATGGATGGAATTGCTGAG GTATTATTGGCACTGGAGAGAATTGAACAAGATGAAGAGTTAACATATGAG CAGCTGCTTTCATTGGAGACGAACTTGTTGCTTAGCGGCCTTAACTTCTATGACCAGCATAGGGACATGAGACTGGATATAGATAGCATGTCCTATGAG CTTCCAGGTCAAGATTTATTGCTCATTAACAGGAATTACTAG
- the LOC132635604 gene encoding uncharacterized protein LOC132635604 isoform X6, with translation MDVYSGKRAKNGLVVPRRGLRDTADNRDENVKLCSRIGCSGRLNHSKSSCVGTKEKPRSFRPTFNSSNGKDVVGSSSGTSSVLNNVRKAREASHIKSSSQVGNDQSEISSSDGGSSKARSTEAGYSSGTSSSRPRKIVSHKSKAIDSEKQPCSSGAGFGLRNLKCNSTSDVLPHNCSTSQSRFNRRDMVKRRYTEGESSSSGKGKKNTEASLRERRVTRPTHGISISESRSGRNFDYSVNNPSVSAQTGRSMNVNSRFRGPVQDSLQTLHRPETPDLNLQSSSQLFTDGSSSDSSAYSFPGNDIDDLPSLMPFTSAELGINRLMNREALQRYNMDGIAEVLLALERIEQDEELTYELLSLETNLLLSGLNFYDQHRDMRLDIDSMSYELPGQDLLLINRNY, from the exons ATGGATGTATATTCTGGCAAAAGAGCTAAAAATGGGCTTGTCGTGCCTAGAAGAGGTTTAAGGGATACTGCTGATAACAGGGACGAAAATGTTAAGCTATGCTCGCGAATTGGATGCAGTGGCCGGCTCAACCATTCGAAGAGCAGCTGTGTTGGAACTAAAGAGAAACCCAGATCATTTAGGCCTACTTTTAATTCTTCAAATGGGAAGGATGTGGTTGGGAGTTCATCAGGGACATCTTCAGTGCTGAATAATGTAAGAAAGGCACGCGAGGCATCTCACATTAAGTCTTCCTCTCAAGTTGGAAATGATCAATCAGAAATTAGTTCTTCGGATGGTGGATCAAGCAAAGCTAGATCAACAGAAGCAGGCTACTCTAGTGGAACATCCAGCAGTCGACCTCGTAAAATAGTTAGTCACAAGTCTAAAGCCATCGATTCTGAAAAACAGCCCTGTAGCAGTGGGGCTGGGTTTGGGTTGAGAAATCTAAAATGCAATTCCACATCGGATGTCCTCCCACATAATTGTTCAACGTCACAATCAAGATTTAATAGAAGGGACATGGTAAAAAGGAGATACACAGAAGGTGAAAGCAGTTCATCTGGTAAAGGGAAGAAAAACACCGAGGCATCACTAAGAGAAAGACGTGTCACTCGTCCTACTCATGGAATCTCCATCTCTGAGTCAAGAAGTGGCAGAAATTTTGATTATAGTGTGAATAATCCTTCTGTTTCAGCTCAGACCGGAAGGTCAATGAATGTGAATTCTAGGTTTAGGGGTCCTGTACAGGATTCATTGCAAACTTTACATCGGCCTGAAACACCAGATCTCAATCTGCAGTCGTCAAGTCAATTGTTCACAGATGGCTCTTCAAGTGATTCTAGTGCTTATAGTTTTCCtggtaatgatattgatgatttaCCCAGTTTAATGCCCTTCACTTCTGCAGAACTAGGCATTAACCGATTAATGAACCGCGAAGCCTTACAACGATATAACATGGATGGAATTGCTGAG GTATTATTGGCACTGGAGAGAATTGAACAAGATGAAGAGTTAACATATGAG CTGCTTTCATTGGAGACGAACTTGTTGCTTAGCGGCCTTAACTTCTATGACCAGCATAGGGACATGAGACTGGATATAGATAGCATGTCCTATGAG CTTCCAGGTCAAGATTTATTGCTCATTAACAGGAATTACTAG
- the LOC132635604 gene encoding uncharacterized protein LOC132635604 isoform X2, with the protein MDVYSGKRAKNGLVVPRRGLRDTADNRDENVKLCSRIGCSGRLNHSKSSCVGTKEKPRSFRPTFNSSNGKDVVGSSSGTSSVLNNVRKAREASHIKSSSQVGNDQSEISSSDGGSSKARSTEAGYSSGTSSSRPRKIVSHKSKAIDSEKQPCSSGAGFGLRNLKCNSTSDVLPHNCSTSQSRFNRRDMVKRRYTEGESSSSGKGKKNTEASLRERRVTRPTHGISISESRSGRNFDYSVNNPSVSAQTGRSMNVNSRFRGPVQDSLQTLHRPETPDLNLQSSSQLFTDGSSSDSSAYSFPGNDIDDLPSLMPFTSAELGINRLMNREALQRYNMDGIAEVLLALERIEQDEELTYELLSLETNLLLSGLNFYDQHRDMRLDIDSMSYEELLALEERMGTVSTALPEEALSKCLQRSIYQGMHSELGTFGGDENEDEIKCSICQEEYVVGDETGKLECKHGYHMECVQQWLKLKNWCPICKASAAPS; encoded by the exons ATGGATGTATATTCTGGCAAAAGAGCTAAAAATGGGCTTGTCGTGCCTAGAAGAGGTTTAAGGGATACTGCTGATAACAGGGACGAAAATGTTAAGCTATGCTCGCGAATTGGATGCAGTGGCCGGCTCAACCATTCGAAGAGCAGCTGTGTTGGAACTAAAGAGAAACCCAGATCATTTAGGCCTACTTTTAATTCTTCAAATGGGAAGGATGTGGTTGGGAGTTCATCAGGGACATCTTCAGTGCTGAATAATGTAAGAAAGGCACGCGAGGCATCTCACATTAAGTCTTCCTCTCAAGTTGGAAATGATCAATCAGAAATTAGTTCTTCGGATGGTGGATCAAGCAAAGCTAGATCAACAGAAGCAGGCTACTCTAGTGGAACATCCAGCAGTCGACCTCGTAAAATAGTTAGTCACAAGTCTAAAGCCATCGATTCTGAAAAACAGCCCTGTAGCAGTGGGGCTGGGTTTGGGTTGAGAAATCTAAAATGCAATTCCACATCGGATGTCCTCCCACATAATTGTTCAACGTCACAATCAAGATTTAATAGAAGGGACATGGTAAAAAGGAGATACACAGAAGGTGAAAGCAGTTCATCTGGTAAAGGGAAGAAAAACACCGAGGCATCACTAAGAGAAAGACGTGTCACTCGTCCTACTCATGGAATCTCCATCTCTGAGTCAAGAAGTGGCAGAAATTTTGATTATAGTGTGAATAATCCTTCTGTTTCAGCTCAGACCGGAAGGTCAATGAATGTGAATTCTAGGTTTAGGGGTCCTGTACAGGATTCATTGCAAACTTTACATCGGCCTGAAACACCAGATCTCAATCTGCAGTCGTCAAGTCAATTGTTCACAGATGGCTCTTCAAGTGATTCTAGTGCTTATAGTTTTCCtggtaatgatattgatgatttaCCCAGTTTAATGCCCTTCACTTCTGCAGAACTAGGCATTAACCGATTAATGAACCGCGAAGCCTTACAACGATATAACATGGATGGAATTGCTGAG GTATTATTGGCACTGGAGAGAATTGAACAAGATGAAGAGTTAACATATGAG CTGCTTTCATTGGAGACGAACTTGTTGCTTAGCGGCCTTAACTTCTATGACCAGCATAGGGACATGAGACTGGATATAGATAGCATGTCCTATGAG GAATTACTAGCTCTAGAGGAGAGGATGGGCACTGTTAGCACAGCTCTGCCAGAGGAGGCATTATCCAAGTGCCTTCAAAGAAGCATTTATCAAGGCATGCATTCGGAACTAGGGACGTTTGGAGGTGATGAGAATGAAGATGAGATCAAATGCAGTATTTGTCAG GAGGAGTATGTGGTTGGAGATGAAACTGGCAAGTTAGAGTGCAAGCATGGTTATCATATGGAATGTGTACAACAATGGTTAAAGCTCAAGAATTGGTGCCCAATCTGCAAAGCATCAGCAGCACCATCTTAG
- the LOC132635604 gene encoding uncharacterized protein LOC132635604 isoform X3 has protein sequence MDVYSGKRAKNGLVVPRRGLRDTADNRDENVKLCSRIGCSGRLNHSKSSCVGTKEKPRSFRPTFNSSNGKDVVGSSSGTSSVLNNVRKAREASHIKSSSQVGNDQSEISSSDGGSSKARSTEAGYSSGTSSSRPRKIVSHKSKAIDSEKQPCSSGAGFGLRNLKCNSTSDVLPHNCSTSQSRFNRRDMVKRRYTEGESSSSGKGKKNTEASLRERRVTRPTHGISISESRSGRNFDYSVNNPSVSAQTGRSMNVNSRFRGPVQDSLQTLHRPETPDLNLQSSSQLFTDGSSSDSSAYSFPGNDIDDLPSLMPFTSAELGINRLMNREALQRYNMDGIAEVLLALERIEQDEELTYEQLLSLETNLLLSGLNFYDQHRDMRLDIDSMSYELKAFSLGLTKDSSFWYCVIL, from the exons ATGGATGTATATTCTGGCAAAAGAGCTAAAAATGGGCTTGTCGTGCCTAGAAGAGGTTTAAGGGATACTGCTGATAACAGGGACGAAAATGTTAAGCTATGCTCGCGAATTGGATGCAGTGGCCGGCTCAACCATTCGAAGAGCAGCTGTGTTGGAACTAAAGAGAAACCCAGATCATTTAGGCCTACTTTTAATTCTTCAAATGGGAAGGATGTGGTTGGGAGTTCATCAGGGACATCTTCAGTGCTGAATAATGTAAGAAAGGCACGCGAGGCATCTCACATTAAGTCTTCCTCTCAAGTTGGAAATGATCAATCAGAAATTAGTTCTTCGGATGGTGGATCAAGCAAAGCTAGATCAACAGAAGCAGGCTACTCTAGTGGAACATCCAGCAGTCGACCTCGTAAAATAGTTAGTCACAAGTCTAAAGCCATCGATTCTGAAAAACAGCCCTGTAGCAGTGGGGCTGGGTTTGGGTTGAGAAATCTAAAATGCAATTCCACATCGGATGTCCTCCCACATAATTGTTCAACGTCACAATCAAGATTTAATAGAAGGGACATGGTAAAAAGGAGATACACAGAAGGTGAAAGCAGTTCATCTGGTAAAGGGAAGAAAAACACCGAGGCATCACTAAGAGAAAGACGTGTCACTCGTCCTACTCATGGAATCTCCATCTCTGAGTCAAGAAGTGGCAGAAATTTTGATTATAGTGTGAATAATCCTTCTGTTTCAGCTCAGACCGGAAGGTCAATGAATGTGAATTCTAGGTTTAGGGGTCCTGTACAGGATTCATTGCAAACTTTACATCGGCCTGAAACACCAGATCTCAATCTGCAGTCGTCAAGTCAATTGTTCACAGATGGCTCTTCAAGTGATTCTAGTGCTTATAGTTTTCCtggtaatgatattgatgatttaCCCAGTTTAATGCCCTTCACTTCTGCAGAACTAGGCATTAACCGATTAATGAACCGCGAAGCCTTACAACGATATAACATGGATGGAATTGCTGAG GTATTATTGGCACTGGAGAGAATTGAACAAGATGAAGAGTTAACATATGAG CAGCTGCTTTCATTGGAGACGAACTTGTTGCTTAGCGGCCTTAACTTCTATGACCAGCATAGGGACATGAGACTGGATATAGATAGCATGTCCTATGAG CTGAAAGCGTTTTCTCTTGGTTTGACGAAAGATAGCTCCTTCTGGTACTGTGTGATTCTATAG
- the LOC132635604 gene encoding uncharacterized protein LOC132635604 isoform X1: MDVYSGKRAKNGLVVPRRGLRDTADNRDENVKLCSRIGCSGRLNHSKSSCVGTKEKPRSFRPTFNSSNGKDVVGSSSGTSSVLNNVRKAREASHIKSSSQVGNDQSEISSSDGGSSKARSTEAGYSSGTSSSRPRKIVSHKSKAIDSEKQPCSSGAGFGLRNLKCNSTSDVLPHNCSTSQSRFNRRDMVKRRYTEGESSSSGKGKKNTEASLRERRVTRPTHGISISESRSGRNFDYSVNNPSVSAQTGRSMNVNSRFRGPVQDSLQTLHRPETPDLNLQSSSQLFTDGSSSDSSAYSFPGNDIDDLPSLMPFTSAELGINRLMNREALQRYNMDGIAEVLLALERIEQDEELTYEQLLSLETNLLLSGLNFYDQHRDMRLDIDSMSYEELLALEERMGTVSTALPEEALSKCLQRSIYQGMHSELGTFGGDENEDEIKCSICQEEYVVGDETGKLECKHGYHMECVQQWLKLKNWCPICKASAAPS; this comes from the exons ATGGATGTATATTCTGGCAAAAGAGCTAAAAATGGGCTTGTCGTGCCTAGAAGAGGTTTAAGGGATACTGCTGATAACAGGGACGAAAATGTTAAGCTATGCTCGCGAATTGGATGCAGTGGCCGGCTCAACCATTCGAAGAGCAGCTGTGTTGGAACTAAAGAGAAACCCAGATCATTTAGGCCTACTTTTAATTCTTCAAATGGGAAGGATGTGGTTGGGAGTTCATCAGGGACATCTTCAGTGCTGAATAATGTAAGAAAGGCACGCGAGGCATCTCACATTAAGTCTTCCTCTCAAGTTGGAAATGATCAATCAGAAATTAGTTCTTCGGATGGTGGATCAAGCAAAGCTAGATCAACAGAAGCAGGCTACTCTAGTGGAACATCCAGCAGTCGACCTCGTAAAATAGTTAGTCACAAGTCTAAAGCCATCGATTCTGAAAAACAGCCCTGTAGCAGTGGGGCTGGGTTTGGGTTGAGAAATCTAAAATGCAATTCCACATCGGATGTCCTCCCACATAATTGTTCAACGTCACAATCAAGATTTAATAGAAGGGACATGGTAAAAAGGAGATACACAGAAGGTGAAAGCAGTTCATCTGGTAAAGGGAAGAAAAACACCGAGGCATCACTAAGAGAAAGACGTGTCACTCGTCCTACTCATGGAATCTCCATCTCTGAGTCAAGAAGTGGCAGAAATTTTGATTATAGTGTGAATAATCCTTCTGTTTCAGCTCAGACCGGAAGGTCAATGAATGTGAATTCTAGGTTTAGGGGTCCTGTACAGGATTCATTGCAAACTTTACATCGGCCTGAAACACCAGATCTCAATCTGCAGTCGTCAAGTCAATTGTTCACAGATGGCTCTTCAAGTGATTCTAGTGCTTATAGTTTTCCtggtaatgatattgatgatttaCCCAGTTTAATGCCCTTCACTTCTGCAGAACTAGGCATTAACCGATTAATGAACCGCGAAGCCTTACAACGATATAACATGGATGGAATTGCTGAG GTATTATTGGCACTGGAGAGAATTGAACAAGATGAAGAGTTAACATATGAG CAGCTGCTTTCATTGGAGACGAACTTGTTGCTTAGCGGCCTTAACTTCTATGACCAGCATAGGGACATGAGACTGGATATAGATAGCATGTCCTATGAG GAATTACTAGCTCTAGAGGAGAGGATGGGCACTGTTAGCACAGCTCTGCCAGAGGAGGCATTATCCAAGTGCCTTCAAAGAAGCATTTATCAAGGCATGCATTCGGAACTAGGGACGTTTGGAGGTGATGAGAATGAAGATGAGATCAAATGCAGTATTTGTCAG GAGGAGTATGTGGTTGGAGATGAAACTGGCAAGTTAGAGTGCAAGCATGGTTATCATATGGAATGTGTACAACAATGGTTAAAGCTCAAGAATTGGTGCCCAATCTGCAAAGCATCAGCAGCACCATCTTAG
- the LOC132635604 gene encoding uncharacterized protein LOC132635604 isoform X4: MDVYSGKRAKNGLVVPRRGLRDTADNRDENVKLCSRIGCSGRLNHSKSSCVGTKEKPRSFRPTFNSSNGKDVVGSSSGTSSVLNNVRKAREASHIKSSSQVGNDQSEISSSDGGSSKARSTEAGYSSGTSSSRPRKIVSHKSKAIDSEKQPCSSGAGFGLRNLKCNSTSDVLPHNCSTSQSRFNRRDMVKRRYTEGESSSSGKGKKNTEASLRERRVTRPTHGISISESRSGRNFDYSVNNPSVSAQTGRSMNVNSRFRGPVQDSLQTLHRPETPDLNLQSSSQLFTDGSSSDSSAYSFPGNDIDDLPSLMPFTSAELGINRLMNREALQRYNMDGIAEVLLALERIEQDEELTYELLSLETNLLLSGLNFYDQHRDMRLDIDSMSYELKAFSLGLTKDSSFWYCVIL, from the exons ATGGATGTATATTCTGGCAAAAGAGCTAAAAATGGGCTTGTCGTGCCTAGAAGAGGTTTAAGGGATACTGCTGATAACAGGGACGAAAATGTTAAGCTATGCTCGCGAATTGGATGCAGTGGCCGGCTCAACCATTCGAAGAGCAGCTGTGTTGGAACTAAAGAGAAACCCAGATCATTTAGGCCTACTTTTAATTCTTCAAATGGGAAGGATGTGGTTGGGAGTTCATCAGGGACATCTTCAGTGCTGAATAATGTAAGAAAGGCACGCGAGGCATCTCACATTAAGTCTTCCTCTCAAGTTGGAAATGATCAATCAGAAATTAGTTCTTCGGATGGTGGATCAAGCAAAGCTAGATCAACAGAAGCAGGCTACTCTAGTGGAACATCCAGCAGTCGACCTCGTAAAATAGTTAGTCACAAGTCTAAAGCCATCGATTCTGAAAAACAGCCCTGTAGCAGTGGGGCTGGGTTTGGGTTGAGAAATCTAAAATGCAATTCCACATCGGATGTCCTCCCACATAATTGTTCAACGTCACAATCAAGATTTAATAGAAGGGACATGGTAAAAAGGAGATACACAGAAGGTGAAAGCAGTTCATCTGGTAAAGGGAAGAAAAACACCGAGGCATCACTAAGAGAAAGACGTGTCACTCGTCCTACTCATGGAATCTCCATCTCTGAGTCAAGAAGTGGCAGAAATTTTGATTATAGTGTGAATAATCCTTCTGTTTCAGCTCAGACCGGAAGGTCAATGAATGTGAATTCTAGGTTTAGGGGTCCTGTACAGGATTCATTGCAAACTTTACATCGGCCTGAAACACCAGATCTCAATCTGCAGTCGTCAAGTCAATTGTTCACAGATGGCTCTTCAAGTGATTCTAGTGCTTATAGTTTTCCtggtaatgatattgatgatttaCCCAGTTTAATGCCCTTCACTTCTGCAGAACTAGGCATTAACCGATTAATGAACCGCGAAGCCTTACAACGATATAACATGGATGGAATTGCTGAG GTATTATTGGCACTGGAGAGAATTGAACAAGATGAAGAGTTAACATATGAG CTGCTTTCATTGGAGACGAACTTGTTGCTTAGCGGCCTTAACTTCTATGACCAGCATAGGGACATGAGACTGGATATAGATAGCATGTCCTATGAG CTGAAAGCGTTTTCTCTTGGTTTGACGAAAGATAGCTCCTTCTGGTACTGTGTGATTCTATAG
- the LOC132635606 gene encoding delta-aminolevulinic acid dehydratase, chloroplastic-like has protein sequence MASAAMLNSPCNVGAVKFEVKVKPSPNLLSARTSIRLNRRRVLTVRASNESGSEPLRKMGLTDEECEAAVVAGNAPEAPPVPPKPVAPAGTPNVSSLPINRRPRRNRRSSAVRAAFQETSISPANLVYPLFIHEGEDDTPIGAMPGCYRLGWRHGLVEEVAKARDVGVNSIVLFPKVPDALKTSTGDEAYNENGLVPRAIRLLKDKYPDLVIYTDVALDPYSSDGHDGIVREDGVIMNDETVHQLCKQAVAQARAGADVVSPSDMMDGRVGAIRTALDAEGFEHVSIMSYTAKYASSFYGPFREALDSNPRFGDKKTYQMNPANYREALVELQADESEGADILLVKPGLPYLDIIRLLRDKSPLPIAAYQVSGEYSMIKAGGVLKMIDEERVMMESLMCLRRAGADIILTYFALQAGRCLCGEKR, from the exons ATGGCTTCCGCGGCAATGTTGAACTCGCCTTGTAATGTTGGAGCTGTGAAGTTTGAGGTGAAAGTGAAGCCATCGCCAAATTTGTTGAGTGCACGGACTTCTATTAGGTTGAATCGGAGGAGGGTGTTGACCGTAAGGGCTAGCAATGAGTCTGGTTCAGAACCCTTAAGAAAGATGGGCTTGACTGATGAGGAGTGTGAGGCTGCTGTAGTTGCGGGAAATGCGCCTGAAGCTCCTCCGGTTCCACCAAAGCCGGTTGCACCTGCCGGTACCCCTAATGTATCTTCACTG CCAATTAATAGGCGACCACGCCGTAATCGTAGGTCGTCAGCAGTAAGAGCTGCATTCCAGGAAACAAGTATAAGCCCGGCGAATCTTGTATATCCACTATTTATTCATGAGG GTGAAGACGACACACCTATTGGAGCAATGCCTGGATGTTATAGGCTTGGATGGAGGCATGGTCTTGTTGAAGAG GTCGCAAAGGCCAGGGATGTTGGTGTCAACAGCATTGTGCTCTTCCCAAAAGTTCCAGACGCTTTAAAG ACCTCTACAGGAGATGAAGCTTACAATGAAAATGGATTAGTGCCTCGAGCAATACGTTTGCTGAAAGACAAATACCCTGATCTT GTTATCTACACTGATGTTGCTTTGGATCCATATTCATCTGATGGGCATGATGGCATCGTCAGAGAAGATG GAGTTATCATGAATGACGAGACTGTGCATCAGTTGTGCAAGCAAGCTGTTGCTCAG GCCCGAGCAGGAGCAGATGTTGTCAGTCCAAGTGACATGATGGATGGTCGTGTTGGAGCAATTCGAACAGCTCTTGATGCTGAAGGGTTTGAGCATGTGTCTATCATGTCCTATACAGCAAA GTATGCAAGCTCATTTTATGGACCTTTCAGAGAGGCTTTGGATTCAAATCCACGTTTTGGAGATAAGAAAAC TTATCAGATGAACCCCGCAAACTACAGAGAAGCTCTAGTGGAGCTGCAAGCAGATGAATCTGAAGGAGCTGATATTCTTCTT GTTAAACCGGGTTTGCCTTATTTGGATATTATTAGGCTTCTTCGGGATAAATCTCCTTTGCCCATTGCTGCCTATCAG GTTTCAGGTGAATACTCAATGATTAAAGCGGGTGGGGTTCTGAAAATGATTGATGAAGAAAGGGTTATGATGGAATCATTGATGTGCCTTCGACGAGCTGGTGCTGACATCATTTTGACCTATTTTGCTCTGCAAGCCGGTAGATGCCTATGTGGAGAGAAGAGGTAG
- the LOC132635608 gene encoding peroxidase 16-like, with protein MTSRQFLHLVLLLVLSIIFNTSCINAKLHRDFYRNSCPNVESIVRSAVEEKYKQTIVTAAATLRLFFHDCFIQGCDASIILRSSGNNTAEKDHPDNISLAGDGFDTVIKAKAAVDNVPACKNKVSCADILAMAARDAVALAGGPKYAVELGRRDGRMSSQTSVPNNLPHSDFHLKKLLPMFASRGLSIRHLIALSGAHTLGFSHCNQFSSRIYNFNSKHKVDPTIDAAYAKNLQEMCPQNAPSRVVIPLDPDTPQVFDNTYYKNLQRGKGLFTSDQTLFTKGGSRRIVNIFASNKTAFERVFIAAMTKLGRFGVKTGDLGEIRKDCAVVN; from the exons ATGACTAGTAGGCAGTTTCTTCACTTAGTGCTTCTTCTTGTTCTCTCTATCATTTTCAATACAAGTTGTATTAATGCTAAGCTCCATCGTGATTTTTATCGAAATTCTTGTCCAAATGTGGAGTCTATTGTCCGATCAGCAGTTGAAGAGAAATACAAACAGACCATTGTTACAGCAGCAGCAACTCTTAGACTCTTCTTCCATGATTGCTTTATACAG GGTTGTGATGCTTCCATCATACTGAGGTCCTCTGGAAATAACACTGCAGAAAAGGATCATCCAGATAATATATCACTCGCTGGAGATGGATTTGACACTGTTATTAAAGCCAAAGCTGCAGTTGATAATGTACCTGCTTGCAAGAACAAAGTCTCATGTGCTGATATCTTGGCCATGGCTGCTCGAGATGCCGTTGCACTG GCAGGAGGACCAAAGTATGCTGTTGAATTGGGAAGGAGGGACGGCAGAATGTCTTCACAAACTAGTGTACCTAACAATTTACCTCACTCTGACTTTCATTTGAAGAAGCTCCTTCCTATGTTTGCCTCTCGTGGGCTCTCTATCAGACATTTGATTGCCCTCTCAG GAGCACATACACTAGGATTTTCACATTGCAATCAGTTCTCAAGCAGGATATACAATTTTAACAGCAAGCACAAGGTTGATCCAACGATTGATGCAGCCTATGCTAAGAACCTCCAAGAAATGTGCCCACAAAATGCACCTTCGAGAGTAGTCATCCCATTGGATCCAGACACCCCTCAAGTGTTCGATAACACGTATTACAAAAACCTTCAGAGAGGGAAAGGTCTGTTCACTTCAGACCAGACACTGTTTACTAAAGGGGGATCAAGGAGAATAGTGAATATCTTTGCATCAAACAAGACAGCTTTCGAGAGGGTCTTCATTGCTGCCATGACAAAGCTTGGAAGGTTCGGGGTCAAAACCGGAGATCTTGGTGAAATTCGAAAAGATTGTGCTGTAGTGAACTAG